TGTTCTCTCAACTTGACCATTTGATTGCGGGTATGCTACTGAGCTGAAAACCTGATTGATCCTGTATTCTTTGCACCAAACGCTGAAAGGCTTCTCAGCAAACTGCTTTCCATTGTCGGTGACAAGGACTCCCAACAATCCATAACGGCAAATGATGCtttcccaaacgaagtcaatGATTTGCTTGCTCGTGATTTTTGCAAGTGGTTTAACCTCAGGCCACTTGGTAATATAGTCTACGACCACCAACAAAAAAATTACTCGACCTTTGCTTGGGGGGAATGGACCGACAATATCCATTCCCCATTTGTAgaatggccatgctgaggttattgggacaagatcatgtttgggactttttggGACAGGTGCATGAATCTGGCAGGCATCACACTTCCTTAGCTGCTCAATGGCATCTCGGTGCATTGAGGGCCAAAAGTACCCGAGGTTCATAAGTTTGGCAACCACCgatctagctccaaaatgagctccacatatacCTTCATGAACCTCTTTGACCAAATACTGACTTTGCtcgggaccaacacatcttagcaagggtgcGAGGTAACTCTTTTTGTATAGGGTCTCACCTTGTAGAACGtactgccttgccttgatcttaaCCCTTTCAACCTCTGTTTGGTCATTAGGCAATTCACCATTTTTAAGGAACTTCTTaattggagtcatccaatttggatcttcatCAGTGACTACGTCTTGAACTTCTAACTCATCAATTGACGGAGCTTTTAGTACTTCTAACAGCACCTTTTTAGTGAGGTGAGCGAAGGTAAGAGAAGCTAATTTGCTTAGAGCATCAGCCTTCTTATTTTGAGACCTTGGAATCTGTTTGATTGTACACATTTGGAAGGTGTTCATCAATTCTGTGAATTTTTCTTTGTACCTTTTCATGTTGGGCTCTTTTACAATGTAACTATCATTCACTTGGCTTGATACCAGCAAcgaatctgtgaacacttcaagcttctggACCTTCATTTCTTTAGCCAGTCTTAAGCCGGCTATCAGTGCTTCGTATTCGGCTTCGTTGTTGGTTGTCTGAAAATCAAAGCGAAGAGCGtatgtgaattctaacccttctgggttgatcagaataagcccagcccctgacccttcaacacttgaagccccatcggtaaaaagcttccaggcttcGGGTTTGAGGGTTCAGTGGCAGCTGTGTTTACTTCAGTGACGGTTTGCTTAGGGACTTCTATAATGAAATCAGCCAAGACTTGGGCTCTGATGGCTTTtcttgggacataggtgatgtcatgttcacctagttccactgcccatttggctaatcgtcccgagttttctggtttttcaagcacactccTAATGGGTTGgtcggtgaccacttgtatagggtgtgcttggaaataccttcgaagccttctagctatttgaactagggctagggcCATTTTTTCCAGAGGAGGATATTTAGTTTCAGccaattttagagttttgctgaagaaataaacgggtaccGGGGATCAATTCTCCCGTTTCTGGGGCTGCCATATCAGGTATACTGAGATCAATTCTCCCGTTTCTGGGGCTGCCATGTCAGGTAGGGTGAGGACCGCGCttattgcttcttcagcaactgagAGGTATACTGAGATCAATTCTCCCGTTTCTGGGGCTGCCATGTCAGGTAGGGAAGCTAGGTGTTGCTTCATTTGGTTAAAGGCTTCTTCAGCCTTTTCAGTCCATTTGAAGTCTTTCTTATCGGTTCAACCTATGAGCGTTTTGAAAAAGGGGAGAGACATTTCCGCCaactttgaggtaaaacgcttcaaggctgcaagcttcccgtttaagctttctACCTCTTTCTTAGTTTTTGGTGGTTTGGTTTCAAGAACAGCTTTCACCTTGTTTGGGTTAGCCTTGATGCTTTGTTTCCCAACAATATGACCCAAGAACTTACTTTCCTCAAACCCAAATGAACATTTTTCAgggttgagcttcatgttaacctttctgaggttcttgaaagtttcttgaatgtcatcgagcatttgatactccgtcttgcttttgatcaccaagtcatcgacatatgcctccatgtttttACCAATTTGGCTTGCAAAGGCTTTGTCCACTAGACGTTGGTAGGTTGCTCTAGCGTTTTtaaggccaaaaggcatcttttggtaacaaaagattcctttatcagtgtggaacgctgtcttttcttcatcttcttctttcatgagtatttgatggtaccctttgtatgcatcaagaaaacacttgaaagggtaaccggtgagggagtcaaccttgagatcaatttctggTAGTGGATAGCAATCcttgggacaagccttgttaagatccttgaaatctatgcacatcctccaagagttgtctggctttttgaccataaccgggtttgcaacccacgattggtacttgacttctcggagaatgtcGGCTGACACAAGCTTTTCAACTTCTTGGCAAGCAGCCAGGCTTCTCTCAGGTGCTagacttcttttcttttggaccataggcttgacatccggtggtattcttaactcaTGTTCAGCAATGTTCCGAGGGATCCCTGTCATATCTTCTGGACACCAAGCAAAGACATCGCTGTAATATGTTAGCAACTTTTCAAGATACGAGAGGGTTTCTTGTGAAAGGCTTGGATTGACCCTTATTCTCTGTTTagggtacttaggatttatgatTAGCCTTTGCTTATCTTCTCCACTTTTGGAACTTTCACCTTCAACCAGGTAGGCCTCCTGAGAAAGTTGGAGGGTTGCTATCCCCCTCTCGGTGGGAAATTTGACtgtgccatggccaacagacacGGCCATATAGAATGCACACTGCCCCGACCTTCCAATGATCACATCATAGTTTGAAggtatgttgataaccacaaaggtgagtGGTTGGATTCTTTCCTTCTGACCTTCGCTGAAACGAACATTAAGTGTCAGTTGCCCTAAAGGCTTAAGGGGTATATCGacaataccttttatggaggttccagagggttgaagccttgaacgttcttcattgctcaAGCGGTTGAAGAAtttttcgaacatgatttcagtggctgccccagtgtctatgtatgccctACTGTTTGTAACGTTCCCACAGTTGCTTCTACCACAATAGGGTTTGAAAGAGGGTCTTTCTCTGTCGGGGGAAAacaaacacactgaagctcccaagcttccaaccgttgTCTCTTGTGTGGAACCCAGAGATGTGACTTCTTACTGTTTCCGAGTTGCTTTATTTTAGCTCCccaggttttgaagctttgaacCTTTTTACCTTTTAAGCACTCATGTATTTAATGTCATTTTATTTggtttgggctacccccgtcatcagtcACAAAATTTCGACAATTTTGCGCAGGCTAATTGATCTATTAAAACATGTATCGACACTCTTTTGGATATATCACGAATTTACTTTTTGGGTTTTATCTTTCGGTTCTTAAACTGAGATTGTATCGACATCATAATGAACCAAACTGATGACGAACATACTCCCGCGCAATACGCGGGTAAATTTTACTAGTTAACTTTTATTTTAAATTTGATGAAAAATGTATAAAGAGAGCACATGGTCAGACTATGGACCTATCGCGACTCTTTAAGTTAACTAACTTAATAAACAATAACGTACACAAAGCTGAAACAATAGAGAACACGTTGTCGATAAACGATTTAGTAACATTCCTATTCCTAGTACCTTATAATTGAACAAAACATAatatttcaaagttttcaaaatacaATCATATAACAAAGAGTTGTAAtcatttataattaaaaaaaaacaatattaaaatTTATGTAACTTTTATAACGTTGAATCactttaataaaaatatattaaaagtaaaactaaaaaaaaaaaaacttttcttCCAGTTCTCATCAAAGGAGAATCACAGAAATAGACATTGTTAATCAAAATCTTTTCGATATAAATCTTACTTTTTAGCCATTTGAATCGAATTGTTTTAGAACTCTCATAAAAAGCGAGGGCTTATCTGTTTCAATCCCCTTGTAAAAATGTAGGTTTAGTTGTCTCATCTATTCAGTCGTTTAGCAACCTCATAAAAAATGTAGGCTAAATATTGGCTATCTTAACCGTCTAGCTAAAAGTATAGATTAAATCATAACCATCTTAACTGACGGAGCTGACATGACAGCTTCTGATTGGCCATCCTAACCGTCTAGCTAAAAGTATAGACTAAATCATAACCATCTTAACTGACGGAGCTGATATGACAGCTTCTGATTAATGAAAATATAACTGAGTACTTTGGTGAAGGGTGAATAAGAATCTTTATATTAGAAAAAATTAtgattactattttttttttgtattttgtccgtgacattatagcctagtggtattttAGGGTTGAGATAAGGCTTAGAGACCATTAGATCCTgtgttcgattcccacaagggggttttctCAGATTTACTGGATTTCCTTCTAAATTGGTATATATGCATTATTGCCTATTGGAGATGGACATGATCGAATGGTTCCCACTAATAGCATGATGATACTCTAGTAATATGCAGTAATCCAAATCTACTGATTAAGAAAAACTATTTTCGTATTTTCCCTTATCAAAACAAAAGTACTATTGGTCAATGGTCCacttatatatacatacatatatatatatatataggccagTTAACGTACAAAATGGTTTATCGTACATTGCGTACGCGATAACCctagccgtcagatcttcatccccCATGTGATTTCATCCCCCATGTGATTTCATCCCCCATGCGACTTCACCCCATAAAacacaacatgcgatttcatccccCCATGCGATTCCCAGATTCATGAACACGTTTTTTTATAACGTGTGAGTTATACTCTCGTACGTAATGTACCTTAAGGGCTATTATACGATacacttttcctatatatatatatatatatatgtatatatatatatatatatatatatatatatatatatatatatatattgaaaggtGTGAATTACTCCCAAATATCAGGAGATCTAGCATACGTTATTTTAATCGGGTCCGCACTAGAGAGCCTCATCACAgaatagatccccaatttaaaccctCAATAAGAAACCCCTATCACCCAGACTCAAACTCGAGACCTGGAGAAGAAAACTTATCCGAACCCACTACAGATGGAACTTAAACATCGGTGGCCACCACTAAAGCATTAGCGATGGTTGTCCACTTTTATATGGTCAAGTCATTGAAAAGACACCataaacaaaagaaaagaaaagttaaagGAGTTGCAAGTCATTTGTTCATACAGCAAGGGTAAAAAACATAAAGTAGCGAAATAAAAGCAAAACAATAGAAAACAAGCCATCGAGTTCTTCCCGGTGACCAGTGCCGGTGGCCGGTAGTTAAGTTTCATATTCTCACCGTTCATCTTCTCCGTCAAACTCACACATACACTGCTCGATTTTCACACACATACACCATAAACACACAGTGATTCAATTAACAATCTCACATCACATCCTCTCGTTCAAATTTCGATTCCATTCGTATGCGTAAATCAATGTAGTTCTTCTTCCGGAATCCATGATTCTATCAATTTTGATCGGTTAATTCAATATTcgtgtgtttgtttgttatatGATGCTTTGTTCTGAATTGAACATTCAGATACAGACATGGCTCCGTGATTACGACAAGATTCAATCCGTTGCTGTGGTTCTAATTCACATTCAAGTATGATTTCCTTCTTTTCTATATGTATATCTAGTTGTATATCAGTATATGAATGTTTTGTATGTGtgtgtgattgtttgattgtgtgaGTGTGGAGCCCTAGCGAATTGATTGATAGATTTGCTGTCATGATTGTATTTCTAGGGCTGAATAAttgttgtttatttatttctgTATGTTATAGTAGTGGTCAGCTATAGAAATGTtattgtgacatttgtgttggtGCAAATGTTGTGATTTAATGATGTGTTTGATCGGTTTATGTGTGATTTGGATTCGAATTTACGTTTAGTtgtgatttttatatttttttttgtatctGTTTGTGTGTGTATGGTTGTGTGTATATGAATGTTTTGTATGTATGTGTGATTGTGTGAGTGTGTGGAGCCCTAATTTGTTGATGGATGGATTTTTGTTAGCGCAAATGTTGTGATTTAATGATATGTTTGATATTTTCAAGTGCAATTTACATTCAAGTACGATTTTCTTGATGTAACTGGGTATACCGTATATGTATATGAATGTTttgtattatgtatgtatgatTGTGCGAGGTGGAGCCCTAACGTGTTGATGGATGGATTTGTGATGGTGCAAATGTGGTGATATAATGATATGTTTATGTGCTATTTAGATTCAAAGAGTGTAGTTAATGTTAAATTGTTGATTAATGGAAGCTGTGTTGATGTTTGAAGATTGGTTGTGCTTTGATTGGATCATTGGGAGCATTATACACTGGAGTTTGTGTGGTTAACCTTGGGATTGCCTTGTTTGCGTTAGTTGCTATTGAGAATAGCAGCCAGAGACTTGGGAGAACCTATGCTGTTCTTTTGTTTTCGGCAATTTTATTAGACATTTTGTGGTTCATCCTTTTCGGTCACGAAATCtggttagttttctcatttactGTTTCTTTCAGTCAATTTATATACTTTGTCTGCAACAAGTTCAGCCCTTGTCTGTAACAATATAGTTTAAACAAAGTGCACATGATTATAGAGGTAAATTTACATGTGTAATGatttttatgttactgtttctcatcaggcggtgtcctttttccCTAACTCAGTTATCTTTTTCTGTTAACTCTTAACACATGCCACtcacagtggcgaagcttgagatttccgaccggggggtcgaaaacttatatacccaaaaatttctataaaaccgggagGTCGAAAACGtgtatacccaaaaatttctatacgaaaactacatattctCCACTCCAGAGCGAAAAGTTTGGGGGGGTCGCCCGCCCCCACTATGCTGCGCCAATGGCCACTCACATGAGTGCATCATGGTCATTTAGACTTAATATCTTGAGGTTCTAAAGCCCCATTTTGTCAATGCAGGTACATGTCCTCTGGGATTTATGGAAAGTTTGCTGTATTTTCAGTAAAACTCACTCTACTAATGCAAATTGTTGGGCTCTCGGTGAGGTCATCATCTTCACTGTTATGGATACAAATGTATAGGTTAGGGTCTTCGCAAGTAGATAGTTCGTGCCCCCAAGATGGCGACCAGGATTTGAGGAACAGTTTTATAAATCCCGCCACCCCTGCTTTCATTAGACCTAATTTTGGTCCCGAAGATGGTTTAGGAGGTTCTATATATGACCCGGTCTACTACTCGTCTCTTTTTTCAGATAATCAAGATGAAGGATTTTTACGTGAGGTATGATGTATCTTTGGTATGATTTACTAGAGGTGGTGACAAATTTAGTTCATTTTCTTATTAGTATGTTGATTTTATCTCCAACGGGCCACCCTTAAAAAATAAAAGCTTCAAAAGGAAGCTGGTCAAACAGGTCTAACAAGTTGAAAGTTGCCCAAAGGCCAAAGTATAGTATCATGCATATTTGacttagagtaaaatgccattttcgtctctgaggtttggccagttttgcgactgtcgtccaaaggtttgtttttccgcatctggatccaaaaggtttgaaaacTTGCtcttttcatccagctcgttaactccatccatatttcTCTGTTAAGTCTGGGGTATtgtcgtcttttttgttaacttaagggtatttccgtcttgtttaagtacttgtacattatgctaaatgcgtgtacataaagtgaaaaagaccgaattgctctTTAAGTTCAAAAAAAGACGAAAATCCCCTGcgttaacggagaaaaatggatggagctaacgagccagatgaaaacggcaagattttaaaccttttggatccagatgcataaaaacaaacctttggacgaaaatcgcaggccaaaccttagggacaaAAATGACATTTGACTCTTTGACTTAAAAAGATTTATATTAGTAATAGTATGAATGTCTTCAATAAGAGATAGATACATGTTTATTCAAAATGTAGTGTCGAAACTCGGAGTGAATAATTTTCGACTTTCGATATGTTTCACGGTTGTGAATATTTTATACACTAATATTCGACAAAATGAAGATCCTCACTATGCATAAACAATTTATATATGTgtttgtgccttttgagtttgAATGAGCTTGCAAAAATATATTCTGTTTGTAGGGTGAAAATCATTTCAGTAGCCCGGATAGGTCTATACCCGATGCTCCTTTGTTGAAACCGTCTCTGAGCGGATCTTTCCAGACTATACATGTAAGTTTCGACTTTGGTTTTCATACTTGCTTGATTATTTAAGCTAAGGGACCCCAAATTTGTTTGACTCTTGAAAAAAGTTGGTTGGCTCGACTCATGGAAAGATATTTGTTGACTCATTGAAGTACCGCTCGTGTGTCATGTAATCTGCAGGAAACAAGTGTAGAAGGCAGGCTCGGGAGTTATCGAAGTGCGGGATTATGATTATGAGATAATACAGGAGACATATGTTTGCATGAAGACGACCTTTAGAAATGGATGATAATTTGTTTATTCAAAATTTACAAGCTCTGTATAGTTGCCCAGGGCAGGCTTGTGCTATTTTTGCAGAATAGGCAAAGGTAGATGGTGTGTGTTACTGTTGGGTTTATGAGCTTGTAGTAATGTGTAACAATGGCAGACTTAAAGAAATGATTCAGCCGTTGTTCATGACTTGATGAGACTTCTATAattcatagttttttttttttttttttttttggtatgttGTGAAAAATCGGACCATGAGTTTGGGACCGAACTAGAACATTGGGAGTTATTCGGGTATTTAAGTCGTCGTCTAAGCAATGTGTAATTCAGGCTTTTCTCTGTTTCATTTGGGCCGGATGCTATAACTGTAACTTAGAACTGGCTGTAGCTTCATAATTCATTTATACTAGTATGGATAACAAACATTGTAACCACTTGTTCTAGAATTGAGTTTAGTTTTTTTGTTTCCTTGACTTGAGCCAATTATACTTGCATGATGCATCCAGGTTAAGAAGTTAGAGGCtctttgtttacctcttaatgaggctcttaatggttcagacctcttactggttcagcacttaatggttcagactgtttgtttcacgagcagatgtctgaatggttaagatttatacaaagtctaaatggttaagacctctaatctgaattggtcagacatttgcctctaaacggttaagcattatacaggctcttactggttcagacctcttactggttcatcacttaatggttcagatatcttactgataactgattcaacacttaaccattcagatgttgacaaacagccccttagacaactgttaaaaaataaaagaaaaattacaagttttgttcttcatctttataccacttttcaggcggtgtcctttttaacgaatattgacaggcggtgtcctttactaggtattttgttgcaagtttagtcctttacacccaacccagttaaaaaaccctgttaattgttgggtgtaaaggactaaatttgcaacaaaatacctaggtaaaggactaaacttgcaacaaaatacctaggtaaaggactaaacttgcaacaaaatacctaataaaggacaccgcctgaaaagtgatataaagataaaggacaaaacttgtaatttttctaaaaaaaataataattggcCTCACTTTTAATACAAACCGGATATGTGCAGAAAATATATAGGACCTTTGGTTTTTATTGTAGCTTTAAGAGTATTCACAACCTCACCCCCTAGAGGTGTAAAAAAAACTGGTTTGGGCCCTGGTGACCCGATTCTCAACCCGGCACGGTAACCCAAAAAACCAGTTTGTGTCAAACCCATTAGTGCCCAGTCCGGCCCGCCGAATTATTATAGGTTTGGATTAAACGTGTAGAATCGATTTTAAATGGAACAGGTATGTGTCTCGCTTTAAAATCAATTAGAACACAAAAGAAATATTTAAGGGTTGTTGACCCTCCACAAAAGTTGTAACCAGTTCTATACGTTATATTATATACAACACCAACTTATAATATACAAATATACTTTATATAAGTTGGTGTTTTATATAACATAGagatcgttttttttttttttttgaggggggggggggcacaAGAGGGGCACAACGGTCACAACAAACGTGATCATTGATGATCATAGGTGGAGGCAGTCTTGGCTGTTGTGGGTGGGAAGAGGAAGACTGGTTTGGGGAGGGGTGGGTCGTTTTTATctattatttaatttattttctttttacttttcaattaaaacaaaaataatagaaaggtaaaaacaaaaaaaaatttaaataaatgCTCCATCACAGTCATGATCACCTTCACGAAATTCCATCACTCTCAAGTGATAGAACCACTTGCGGCGGTGTCTCATAGTGGTCAGTCCATCACTAAGCCCCATCATGGGGTGCCCCCTCCTCCCTTAATCAAAATCTTTTTCTAGTATTCTTGTTTTTGCGACTCTGTTTACAATCATACACATGCAAATCATATACAATGGGATCATGGTTCGAACGATTGCGGGAAATCAAAGAGCAACAAACTCTCATTTTATTGTCCAATATATGTATGAACCATCAGAATCCAAGTAACTATGCCTCTTTAATTTAGTGGTGTTAGTTTGTTGTCACCTATATGTCATCATAATCTATTCATGGCTTGAGGATACCCAATCTGTTATGGTCTTCAATGATCCATTGAGCTTGAGACTTTGCAATTGCTCTCTGTGACGGAGTCAGAAAACTTTTCCAATGGTGTCATTTCTTTTTCGATACGCGGGTTTATAATTCTTATGTTTTAGAAACCATAAATACTTACAAACACAATCCTAATAATCATTAAAGGATTGATTCAGGACTAACAATGtacattattatcaaattttATGAGTTCGAATATCTTTTTGTTTAATTTACACGTGTGATTCAAGTACTAAAACAGCATAAAATATGAATTATCGGTCTTTATAATATAAAACgaataaaataaatattcaaTTAGTCTTTGGTAAAACACATTGATCGTCCAATTTTCATTTTATTCTGAACAAACACTTGGCAAATATAAATGGATGTGTTAATGATATTCATAATTGTATGTTACATTACTAGAGCATTTACGATATAGTGTTTCAAACGACTTTTATCTCACATAAAAGAGATAGCATGATGTGTTGAGAGAGGAAGGATAAACATTTTTGTGCAAAACCGTAAAAGTGGTTATGAGAGACGGGGAAGAGAGGGGTGACGTTTTCTAGATCTGTTTTTTTACTATGAGATGGGCAACAATAAGGGTGAGCGGAGTGGGGGCGGTAAACCCACTCGGTACCGACCCCCATCCACCGCCAATAAGTTTACCGATCAAATGTTACCGAATTGGTGGCCAAAATCGGTGAAGGTTCACCGAGTTGGGGAGAGGGAGGGAAGGGGAGAGAGAGATGGGTGTGTGGTGAGATCCATGCCTTttaaccaatcacacatttttctcttttttctaaatagtttacctaaacccCATTAGGTAAAATACCGTCAACGTTTTTGAGCATTAGGTAAACAAATTAGATAAATTGTCGTGGCACTGTCTGATTGGGTGAATGGGGAGTTTACCTATTCCAAATAggtaaccactcccttcaccctaaGGATGTTCCAGATGACTTGGCTACTGTTTTTAAAACCTCCTATTTCCATCTAATCAAGGAATAAATTGTCCCTAAATCTAGACACAACATTTGAGATGAGCTCGATACCAGTACTGAAAGCACTTATCTCTAAAATAGGTATCGGTACTAAAAATGCTCGGTACGGTACGCTATTCGAAGAATCAAAGGTTAAAAGTGGGTAAAATACTGTATCATACGGTACCAAAAGTACCGATCTTAAAAACGTAAAAATGGATGCCAAATGATACCAAAATTCGATCGGTACAATATGGTTAGATACCAAAACCGGTCCGGTACCAATATTGTCCGATACTCAGTACCAACATCCTTTGTGTTTTGGAGCTGAAAAGCAAATTCCCAATTCACTTCAATGATGAATCTAAACCCCTAAAATTAATTTTACCCTGGGAAATTAACCAATCAAACACGACCCCACAAATTCTTTATCAATCTCCCCCCAAAAaaacttcaaattttcaagatttGGATAACAAATCCAAATCCAAATTCATCTCCCTCTTTTCCTTGCTGTTTTCGGtaaccctcttcttcttcttcctttaaATCTTTTAAAAAATTTACTGTTTCCAGAATCTTGAAATTTCAATTCAATTTTGTCGCATGCCCTGTAATTCTTCTAGACTCTTCGACATAAATTCTGTAATTTTTCTCACATTTACGGCTACCCATTTGCCTATATGAGCTTGTGGTATGTTAAAAATCTCAACTTTATTTAAAAAGAAAGCTAATTTCTTGGTTCAGAACCAGGTTAGATGCTCTGTTCAGCAATAATCATTGATGATTCTTGGGTTATGTGATTTTTGATCAATCATTTACCATTCAATTTCATGTCTTAACAAGGGTTTTTGTTGTTAATTAATGATTTATATGTAATTTAACTGTTTATGATGGAGAATTTTAGGGTTCTTGTTTGTGGGTATTGGTGGATTATGATTTCAAGATTATTATATTTTCAAGATGTCTCATGTCTTAACAAAGGTTTTTGTTGTTAATTGATGATTTTGTGAAATTTAGCAGCTTATGATGAAGAACTTTAGGGTTTTAGTTTGTGGGTATTGGTAGATTATGATTTCAAGATTAGTATATTTTCAAGATTTTCCATGCCTtaacaaggtttttttttttttttttgtaaattgaTGAATTTTGTGTAATTTAGTAGCTTATCATGTAGAAATTTGGGTTTCTGGTTTGTGGGTATTGGTGGATTatgaatttcaagattttcaagaTTTCTAATGGGTGTTTCTTGATTCAATAATTGCAGAAATCttaagtgagagagagagagagatatagaGAGAGAGACATGGAGGAAGAGAGAGAAGCAACAAGATATTGGTGCCATGAATGTTCAAGAGTTGTTAATCCTGTCATGGATGTCGAACCGATCAAATGTTCGTTATGTCAAGGCGGATTTGTGGAGGAAATGGACAGCCTAACGGCAGATCACCGCCACGCAGGCGGTGGTGGTTCGGACTCCGAATATGGTATCTCATTGTGGGCTCCTATcttgcttggtatgatgaacaccCCTCACCACCACCAGAGAGTTAGACAGCAG
Above is a window of Helianthus annuus cultivar XRQ/B chromosome 14, HanXRQr2.0-SUNRISE, whole genome shotgun sequence DNA encoding:
- the LOC110908652 gene encoding uncharacterized protein LOC110908652, which gives rise to MMLCSELNIQIQTWLRDYDKIQSVAVVLIHIQIGCALIGSLGALYTGVCVVNLGIALFALVAIENSSQRLGRTYAVLLFSAILLDILWFILFGHEIWYMSSGIYGKFAVFSVKLTLLMQIVGLSVRSSSSLLWIQMYRLGSSQVDSSCPQDGDQDLRNSFINPATPAFIRPNFGPEDGLGGSIYDPVYYSSLFSDNQDEGFLREGENHFSSPDRSIPDAPLLKPSLSGSFQTIHETSVEGRLGSYRSAGL